The following are encoded together in the Kwoniella europaea PYCC6329 chromosome 1, complete sequence genome:
- a CDS encoding AmmeMemoRadiSam system protein B produces the protein MPASAREATHAGSWYSASELQLREQLSSNLSKVHPIPELEYDPPVLDSKAIIAPHAGYSYSGPTAAWAYASIPVDKIKRVFLLGPSHHAYIPGVALSNFKVYETPVGDINLDLKTIEELKSAGIFSTMKSSVDEDEHSLEMHLPYIRHVFKDKKDLSLVPILVGHPKSETLDELSKVLAKYWKDEDTFFIISSDFCHWGSRFSCTPYYPHAPPPPNPVPPVPHETLPASFEPPDLIKRFTSSHNDPNVPIWKSIQYMDHEGMDLLRHPAEEGAVEKWEAYLDRTKNTICGRNPITVLLHLIQHIYLTKPDSAKPVFTFVRYEQSSKCFDGKDSSVSYVSGVLRVPH, from the exons ATGCCAGCCAG CGCAAGGGAAGCGACCCACGCTGGGAGTTGGTACAGCGCTTCAG AATTACAACTTCGTGAACAACTTTCCAGCAATTTATCTAAAGTCCATCCTATCCCGGAACTGGAGTATGATCCACCTGTATTAGATTCAAAAGCGATTATAGCTCCTCATGCCGGGTATAGTTATAGTGGACCGACTGCCGCCTGGGCATATGCGAGTATTCCTGTTGATAAGAT TAAACGAGTGTTCCTCCTTGGTCCGTCGCATCATGCCTATATCCCAGGAGTAGctttatccaatttcaaAGTTTATGAAACTCCCGTTGGGGATATCAATTTGGACCTCAAGA CAATCGAAGAATTGAAGTCAGCTGGTATATTCTCAACGATGAAATCAtctgtagatgaagatgaacataGTTTGGAGATGCATTTACCATACATCCGACATGTCTTTAAAGA TAAAAAGGATCTTAGCTTGGTTCCCATCTTAGTTGGACATCCGAAATCTGAAACTTTAGACGAATTGAGTAAAGTCCTAGCTAAATattggaaagatgaggataCGTTCTTTATCATTTCATCTGATTTCTGTCATTG GGGCTCGAGATTCTCTTGTACACCATATTACCCTCATGCTCCCCCACCCCCCAATCCAGTCCCACCAGTCCCTCATGAAACCCTCCCTGCATCCTTCGAACCTCCCGATTTGATCAAGAGATTCACTTCCTCTCATAATGACCCGAATGTCCCGATTTGGAAATCTATACAATATATGGATCATGAAGGTATGGATCTACTTAGACATCCTGCCGAGGAAGGGGCCGTGGAGAAATGGGAAGCGTATTTGGATAGgaccaag AACACAATCTGCGGTAGAAATCCAATAACAGTCTTACTTCACTTGATCCAACATATCTACCTGACCAAACCCGATTCCGCGAAACCTGTATTTACCTTTGTGAGGTACGAACAAAGTAGTAAATGTTTTGATGGCAAGGATAGTAGTGTTAGTTACGTTAGTGGGGTATTGAGGGTACCTCATTGA
- a CDS encoding pre-mRNA-splicing factor CWC22 has product MPRSPSPSRSPSPSRSRSPPRSYTGSVSPPGKRSITSDDVPISKRKRSPSPNPRDRSASPPTRRRRNSVSPPPPGVRGPNDIDAPKVMDIDPNRRRAREAAMLEQSIQSELTKSNGNGVVAVNGGSGRADEVAKAEFAKLIGSRSGGAYIPPAKLRAMQAEAAKDKTSTEFQRLSWDALKKSINGMINKVNVSNIKHVVPELFGENLIRGKGLFARSIMRAQASSLPFTPVFAALVAIVNTKLPQVGELVLIRLISQFRRAYKRNDKTVCHATSTFIAHLCNQYVAHEIVALQILLLCLDRPTDDSIEVAVGFMREVGLFLSENSPKANNTVFERFRAVLHEGAISKRCQYMIEVLFQVRKDKYKDNPSIPEGLDLVEEEEQITHRVTLDDELQVQESLNLFKVDPNYLENEKRYEEIKKEILGDSDDESGSESGSYDSESDDDEDEDVAPEKAGIADMTETNLINLRRTIYLTIMNSLNFEEAVHKLMKINIPEGREMVLCEMIVECCSQERSYSNFYGLIGERFCKLNRVWTDNFQESFAKYYDTIHRYETNKLRNIGRLFGHLLASDAISWGVLSVVHMNEEETTSSSRIFIKILMQEMVEEMGLNKLVERFKIPDLKQAFNGMFPMDNPKNTRFSINYFTSIGLGKVTEEMRTYLANAPKLLAAQQAAMLADASSSSDSDSSSDSDSDTTSSSDSDSDSDSDSDDSRPRRRRRYSSDSKSRSPPARRRRYSSDSRSRSPPPRRRDSPSRSPVRRRRYSDESDSRSPPPRRRYTPSPSRSRSPPRRKRDSVSPSPPPRRRNDSPRRRNSPPPRRRRDSSTPPRRSK; this is encoded by the exons ATGCCTCGTTCCCCCTCACCATCTCGctccccttctccttcccgCTCTCGTTCACCTCCTCGTTCATACACCGGATCTGTCTCACCACCTGGAAAGAGAAGTATAACATCAGACGATGTACCAATATCaaaaaggaaaag ATCCCCTTCACCTAACCCCCGAGACCGTTCCGCTTCCCCACCCACCCGTCGTCGTCGGAATTCCGTTTCTCCGCCACCTCCTGGTGTAAGGGGTCCTAATGATATTGATGCACCTAAAGTGATGGATATAGATCCAAATAGGAGGAGGGCGAGAGAAGCAGCAATGTTAGAACAATCAATTCAATCCGAATTGACCAAATCTAACGGGAATGGTGTAGTAGCTGTgaatggtggaagtggaagagcAGACGAGGTTGCCAAAGCGGAATTCGCCAAATTGATAGGATCCAGATCGGGTGGTGCTTATATCCCACCGGCGAAACTAAGAGCAATGCAAGCTGAAGCTGCGAAAGATAAGACTTCGACTGAGTTTCAGAGATTATCTTGGGATgcgttgaagaagagtataAATGGTATGATCAACAAG GTGAACGTCTCAAACATCAAGCATGTCGTACCGGAGTTATTCGGTGAAAATCTAATTAGAGGAAAAGGTTTATTCGCAAGATCAATCATGCGTGCTCAAGCTTCCTCGTTACCATTCACCCCCGTCTTCGCAGCTTTGGTAGCTATCGTTAATACGAAATTACCTCAAGTTGGTGAATTGGTTTTGATCAGGTTGATAAGTCAATTTAGGAGGGCTTATAAGAGGAAcgacaag ACCGTCTGTCACGCCACATCAACATTCATCGCTCATCTTTGTAATCAATACGTCGCCCATGAGATTGTCGCCCTGCAAATCCTGTTACTCTGTCTAGATAGACCTACGGACGATTCGATCGAAGTGGCAGTAGGGTTCATGCGGGAAGTCGGATTGTTCTTGTCTGAAAATTCACCAAAGGCAAACAACACTGTATTCGAAAGATTCAGAGCGGTCTTACATGAAGGTGCTATCAGCAAACGATGTCAATATATGATTGAAGTTTTGTTCCAAGTTAGAAAAGATAAATATAAAGATAATCCATCTATACCCGAGGGATTGGAtctggtggaagaggaagaacagatCACGCATAGAGTGACGTTGGATGACGAGCTGCAAGTTCAAGAATCGCTTA ACTTATTCAAAGTCGATCCTAACTACCTCGAAAATGAAAAACGATATGAAgaaatcaagaaagagatccttggtgattcagatgatgagtCGGGTTCGGAATCCGGTTCATACGATTctgaatcggatgatgatgaagatgaagatgtggCACCCGAGAAAGCTGGTATTGCGGATATGACTGAGACGaacttgatcaatttgaGAAGAACTATCTATCTGACCATTATGAACTCG CTCAACTTCGAGGAAGCCGTCCacaagttgatgaagatcaatatcCCCGAAGGCAGGgag ATGGTCTTATGCGAGATGATAGTCGAATGTTGTTCTCAAGAACGATCCTATTCAAACTTCTATGGCCTCATCGGAGAAAGATTCTGTAAACTCAACAGAGTCTGGACTGACAATTTCCAAGAATCTTTTGCTAAATATTACGATACGATTCATCGATATGAGACCAACAAATTACGAAATATCGGACGACTTTTTGGTCATCTCCTTGCATCCGATGCTATCTCATGGGGAGTATTGAGTGTAGTTCATatgaacgaagaagagactACATCAAGTTCTAGAATTTTCATCAAGATTTTGATGCAAGAaatggtggaggagatggGATTAAACAAATTAGTTGAAAGGTTCAAGATACCCGATCTCAAACAGGCTTTCAATGGAATGTTCCCTATGGATAATCCCAAGAATACTCGATTCTCCATTAATTACTTCACTTCGATCGGTTTAGGAAAAGTAACGGAGGAAATGAGGACTTATCTCGCCAATGCACCGAAATTGCTGGCTGCTCAACAAGCTGCTATGTTGGCTGatgcttcttcatcttcggacTCCGATTCGAGTTCTGACTCGGATTCAGATACTACCTCGTCGTCTGATTCGGACAGCGATAGTGATTCCGATAGTGATGATTCGAGAccgaggagaaggagaagatataGTTCAGATTCAAAGTCAAGATCACCACCAGCTAGACGCAGGAGATATTCATCGGATTCTAGGTCTagatcaccaccaccaagaagaagggatagtCCATCTAGATCACCAgttagaagaagaaggtattcaGATGAGAGTGATTCGCGTTCGCCACCACctagaagaagatatacaCCTTCGCCTTCTAGGAGCCGATCACCACCTAGACGAAAAAGGGATAGTGTCAGTCCCAGTCCGCCACctagaagaaggaatgattCGCCTCGACGAAGGAATTCACCGCCACCtaggagaaggagagatagTTCGACTCCACCTAGAAGGAGTAAATGA